A region from the Parasphingopyxis sp. CP4 genome encodes:
- a CDS encoding DM13 domain-containing protein — protein MPLTRFAAHSAIAATALAAFAIPIPSTVTPAAAVAQTAGAQAIASGQFRGADRSHRANGSATIIRRANGDLVVQFEDFSVTGGPDLRVWVTDAADVRNARTARRANHVDLGRLRRSSGDQSYVIPAGALDGNHRSIVIWCRAFGVFFASAPLS, from the coding sequence ATGCCCCTGACCCGCTTCGCCGCTCATTCCGCGATTGCCGCCACCGCGCTGGCGGCCTTCGCAATCCCTATTCCGTCAACCGTGACGCCAGCCGCCGCCGTCGCCCAGACAGCCGGTGCGCAAGCCATCGCATCCGGCCAGTTCCGCGGCGCAGACCGCTCGCACCGTGCGAACGGATCGGCAACCATTATAAGGCGCGCCAATGGCGATCTGGTTGTCCAATTTGAAGATTTCTCGGTGACCGGTGGCCCCGACCTCAGGGTCTGGGTGACGGATGCCGCGGATGTCCGCAATGCCCGGACCGCGCGCCGCGCCAACCATGTTGATCTCGGGCGGTTACGGCGCAGCAGTGGTGATCAGAGCTATGTGATCCCGGCCGGGGCGCTGGACGGCAATCACCGATCGATTGTGATCTGGTGCCGTGCTTTTGGTGTATTCTTTGCAAGCGCGCCGCTCAGCTAG
- the infC gene encoding translation initiation factor IF-3, which yields MSRRPAAPPMNGPRYNQFIQSPKVRVIDENGDNLGVLLTNEAIEQAADVGLDLVEVSPNADPPVAKFLDVGKYKYEAQKKANAARKSQKTQDIKEIKMRPNIDDHDYDVKMKKVNQFIDDGDKVKVTLRFRGRELSHRELGMQLLRRVQEDTKENAKTEAHPKMEGRQMLMVLAPK from the coding sequence ATGTCCCGCCGCCCTGCGGCACCGCCGATGAACGGCCCCCGCTATAATCAGTTTATTCAGTCGCCAAAGGTCCGTGTGATCGACGAGAACGGCGATAATCTGGGTGTATTGCTAACCAACGAAGCGATTGAACAGGCCGCCGATGTCGGCCTCGATCTCGTGGAAGTCTCTCCGAATGCGGACCCGCCCGTGGCGAAGTTCCTCGATGTCGGCAAATATAAGTATGAGGCCCAGAAAAAGGCCAATGCCGCGCGTAAATCGCAGAAAACGCAAGACATCAAAGAGATCAAGATGCGCCCGAACATCGATGATCACGACTATGACGTGAAGATGAAGAAGGTGAACCAGTTCATCGACGATGGTGACAAGGTGAAGGTGACTTTGCGCTTCCGCGGACGTGAACTCTCGCATCGCGAGCTCGGCATGCAATTGCTGCGCCGCGTGCAGGAAGACACCAAGGAAAACGCAAAAACCGAAGCACATCCGAAGATGGAAGGCCGTCAGATGCTGATGGTTCTTGCGCCGAAGTAA
- a CDS encoding DMT family transporter — protein sequence MTAPRFVFPLFLVGSIILSAGPLFVRLADVGAVQSAFWRLAIGAPMLFLLVRAVEGRFPSLPKGSALVWLLLGGFFFAADLGSWHLGIERTTLANSTLLANATAFLFPVWGYLVVRRWPTPFAAIALLLAAVGILTLAGDSASVSPTNLRGDLFCLLAAVFYTGYLIVMNRARAGLSALSALGFATTAGALFLLPAALIADGNFWPQDWTPLLLLALTSQVAGQGLVIYALPHLPPLASGLGLLVQPLFSSLLGFLWFAEILTTVDVVGMALIFVAILLVRRPGTVSASVETRVPPSLGGAQAPDR from the coding sequence ATGACCGCGCCGCGTTTCGTCTTTCCGCTGTTCCTCGTGGGCAGCATCATCCTTTCGGCCGGGCCGCTCTTCGTGCGGCTCGCCGATGTTGGTGCGGTACAATCGGCTTTCTGGCGGCTGGCGATTGGCGCGCCGATGTTGTTCCTGCTGGTGCGCGCGGTTGAAGGCCGCTTTCCGAGCCTGCCGAAGGGCAGCGCGCTGGTCTGGCTATTGCTCGGCGGTTTCTTCTTTGCGGCAGACCTCGGCAGCTGGCATCTCGGCATTGAACGCACGACGCTGGCCAATTCAACCTTGCTCGCCAATGCGACCGCCTTCCTGTTTCCGGTCTGGGGCTATCTCGTCGTGCGCCGCTGGCCGACGCCCTTTGCAGCGATCGCGTTGTTGTTGGCGGCGGTGGGGATACTGACCCTGGCGGGGGATTCAGCGAGTGTATCACCGACCAATCTGCGCGGTGATCTGTTCTGTCTGCTCGCGGCGGTTTTCTACACCGGATATCTGATCGTGATGAACCGCGCGCGCGCCGGGCTATCGGCCTTGTCCGCATTGGGGTTCGCCACCACAGCCGGCGCGCTTTTCCTATTGCCTGCCGCGCTTATCGCCGATGGTAATTTCTGGCCGCAGGACTGGACGCCCCTGCTGCTGCTCGCCCTGACCAGCCAGGTCGCTGGCCAAGGGTTGGTGATCTACGCGCTGCCGCATCTGCCGCCGCTCGCCAGTGGCCTCGGCCTCCTCGTTCAGCCGCTTTTCTCTTCGCTGCTGGGCTTTCTGTGGTTTGCGGAAATACTCACGACCGTCGATGTGGTCGGCATGGCGCTGATCTTCGTTGCGATACTGCTGGTGCGGAGACCCGGCACCGTCAGCGCATCGGTCGAGACCCGCGTCCCGCCATCCCTGGGCGGTGCGCAGGCGCCCGATCGTTAA
- a CDS encoding alpha/beta fold hydrolase, which yields MSELRYHERAGQPTLAYRHREGIGPTLVFLPGYMSDMTGSKASAIMAYAEAEDRACLLLDYSGCGSSSGSFEEQKITDWRDDVMDLVNALVLGPVVLVGSSMGGWLMLLCALAHPERVAALVGIAAAPDFTDWGFTQDEKLTILRDGRLEQPSDYDDSPYVTSRAFFESGEASRLLGTEIAIDCPVRLVHGQQDNDVPWEYSVRLARQLRSADVHVTLVKDGDHRLSRIEDVARLLAQIEWLLESLKAS from the coding sequence ATGAGCGAACTTCGCTATCACGAACGGGCTGGCCAGCCGACACTCGCATATAGGCATCGCGAAGGGATCGGGCCGACGCTCGTCTTCCTGCCTGGCTATATGTCCGACATGACCGGTTCCAAGGCGAGCGCGATCATGGCCTATGCCGAAGCCGAAGATCGGGCCTGCCTGTTGCTTGATTATTCGGGGTGCGGTTCCAGTTCCGGTTCGTTCGAAGAGCAGAAGATCACCGATTGGCGCGACGATGTGATGGATCTCGTCAACGCGCTGGTGCTTGGCCCGGTTGTGCTGGTCGGATCGTCGATGGGCGGTTGGTTGATGCTGCTCTGTGCGCTCGCCCATCCGGAACGGGTGGCTGCGCTGGTCGGCATTGCCGCCGCGCCGGACTTCACCGATTGGGGCTTCACCCAGGATGAAAAGCTCACCATCCTGCGCGACGGCCGGTTGGAACAACCATCGGACTATGACGATTCGCCCTATGTCACCAGCCGCGCCTTTTTCGAAAGCGGTGAAGCGAGCCGGTTGCTCGGCACCGAGATTGCGATCGATTGCCCGGTGCGCCTCGTCCATGGCCAACAGGACAATGACGTGCCCTGGGAATATTCGGTTCGGCTCGCGCGCCAGCTGCGTTCAGCCGATGTCCATGTCACGCTCGTAAAGGATGGCGACCACCGGCTGTCGCGGATCGAAGATGTCGCACGGCTATTGGCCCAGATCGAATGGCTGCTCGAAAGCCTGAAAGCGTCCTGA
- a CDS encoding sodium:proton antiporter — translation MALDSLMVKIAVIGVAGVGAQWIAWRTGRPAIALMLIVGILVGPVSALIPHELFRGGLINPERDFGALMEPIIKLAVAVILFEGGLSLNFRELRQAGWAVMRVVIIGVPVGWFLGTLAGHYGAGLSWEVSALFGGILVVTGPTVIGPMLRTLRVGPRVSNILKWEGIVNDPIGALLAVFIFAYITYGGAGTNVAAISFDVIGSTFIAALLGAALGWGVTWFFPRGYVPEYLKAPMLLILVIGGFVVADIIQHETGLVTVTIMGVVMANRPMFSSHALRRFKEDLAVLLISGVFVMLSATLDWEVIASFQTTSPDPIEGVLRFLGFLFLLLFVVRPLTILVSLLFSSVPWNERLFIAWIAPRGIVAVAITGLFAIRLADFGVEDAEALIPLSFGVVIATIFAHGFSAKWWAHRLGIDQGPADGVLLVGANRWTIDFGELLKKLEIPITIADPSQYALRAARRRELAVYRGDILDEVTQEHLDLGQFQELIAATDNDAYNALICDDLGPEMGYDSVSQIGTDRDRAFQSRGRVLMRSAPTIDDLLKCEDAKWVFTRTKITDKFGMEDLKKNLDTDALLICVMKPDRRLLFFSTDARPVVEAGDIVVSYAPPEAPSEQLERKRRPTEPGPESDPESGTEPEPA, via the coding sequence ATGGCGCTCGATTCCCTAATGGTGAAGATTGCCGTCATCGGCGTGGCCGGTGTCGGCGCGCAATGGATCGCATGGCGTACCGGCCGACCGGCCATCGCCCTCATGTTGATCGTCGGCATATTGGTCGGCCCGGTCAGCGCGCTCATTCCGCATGAACTGTTTCGCGGAGGCCTCATAAATCCCGAAAGAGATTTTGGGGCTCTGATGGAGCCCATCATCAAGCTTGCCGTCGCCGTGATCCTGTTCGAAGGGGGCCTCAGCCTCAACTTCCGCGAGTTACGACAAGCCGGATGGGCGGTGATGCGCGTGGTGATTATCGGGGTGCCAGTCGGGTGGTTCCTCGGCACGCTTGCCGGCCATTATGGGGCGGGGCTGAGCTGGGAAGTCTCCGCACTCTTCGGCGGCATATTGGTGGTGACCGGGCCCACGGTCATCGGACCGATGCTGCGCACCTTGCGCGTGGGCCCGCGCGTGTCGAACATTCTCAAATGGGAAGGGATCGTCAACGATCCGATCGGCGCGCTGCTTGCCGTCTTCATCTTCGCCTACATCACCTATGGCGGTGCGGGCACCAATGTTGCCGCGATCAGCTTCGACGTGATCGGTTCGACCTTTATCGCCGCCCTGCTTGGCGCTGCGCTCGGCTGGGGTGTGACCTGGTTCTTCCCGCGCGGCTATGTGCCGGAATATCTGAAGGCACCGATGCTGCTGATCCTGGTGATCGGTGGATTTGTGGTTGCCGATATCATCCAGCACGAGACCGGGCTCGTCACCGTCACGATCATGGGCGTGGTGATGGCCAACCGGCCGATGTTTTCGAGCCATGCCCTGCGACGCTTCAAGGAAGATCTGGCGGTACTCTTAATTTCCGGCGTGTTCGTCATGCTGTCAGCGACACTGGACTGGGAGGTTATCGCCAGCTTCCAGACGACATCGCCCGACCCGATCGAGGGCGTGCTGCGCTTCCTCGGCTTCCTGTTCCTGCTGTTGTTCGTCGTCCGTCCGCTAACCATTCTCGTTTCGCTGCTCTTTTCGAGCGTCCCCTGGAATGAGCGTCTGTTCATCGCCTGGATCGCCCCGCGCGGTATTGTTGCGGTGGCAATCACCGGCCTGTTTGCGATCCGGCTTGCCGATTTCGGGGTTGAAGATGCCGAGGCGCTGATCCCGCTATCCTTCGGCGTCGTGATCGCGACGATCTTCGCCCATGGCTTCTCGGCCAAATGGTGGGCGCATCGACTCGGTATCGATCAGGGCCCGGCAGACGGCGTATTGCTGGTCGGAGCCAATCGCTGGACGATCGATTTTGGCGAACTGCTCAAAAAACTCGAGATACCGATAACCATCGCTGACCCGTCCCAATATGCCCTGCGCGCAGCCCGGCGGCGCGAGCTGGCTGTCTATCGCGGCGATATTCTTGACGAAGTCACCCAGGAACATCTCGACCTTGGCCAGTTTCAGGAGCTCATCGCTGCGACCGACAATGACGCATATAACGCGTTGATCTGCGACGATCTCGGCCCCGAAATGGGCTATGATTCCGTCAGCCAGATCGGCACCGATCGCGATCGCGCGTTCCAGTCGCGCGGCCGGGTCCTGATGCGTTCGGCGCCGACCATCGATGATTTGCTGAAGTGCGAAGATGCCAAATGGGTCTTCACCCGGACAAAGATCACCGACAAGTTCGGGATGGAGGATCTCAAAAAGAACCTTGATACCGATGCACTGCTGATTTGCGTGATGAAGCCCGACCGGCGGCTGCTCTTCTTTTCCACGGATGCACGGCCAGTGGTCGAGGCCGGCGATATCGTTGTCAGCTATGCGCCACCAGAGGCACCGAGCGAACAGCTCGAACGCAAACGCCGCCCAACTGAACCCGGCCCTGAATCGGACCCAGAATCCGGCACTGAACCCGAGCCGGCCTAG
- a CDS encoding VOC family protein, with protein sequence MGVTGIGGLFFRAKDPKALTQWYRDHFDLGGGDSWWNQAAGPTVFAPFKQDSDYFAADKAFMINLRVDDLAAISEKLTAAGIEVMRNDEWDLDGSYGLFARVHDPEGNAIELWEPPAVLPEE encoded by the coding sequence ATGGGTGTTACAGGCATTGGCGGGCTCTTTTTCCGGGCCAAGGATCCCAAGGCGCTGACGCAATGGTATCGCGATCATTTCGATCTTGGCGGCGGCGATAGCTGGTGGAACCAGGCTGCCGGACCGACCGTTTTCGCGCCCTTCAAGCAGGACAGCGACTATTTCGCGGCCGACAAGGCGTTCATGATCAATTTGCGGGTCGATGATCTCGCGGCCATCAGCGAGAAACTAACCGCCGCGGGTATCGAGGTGATGCGCAACGACGAATGGGATCTCGACGGCAGCTATGGCCTGTTTGCCCGGGTCCATGATCCGGAAGGCAATGCGATCGAGCTATGGGAACCGCCGGCGGTACTGCCGGAGGAATAG
- a CDS encoding 2-hydroxychromene-2-carboxylate isomerase: MTVTVDFIFDFASPNAYLSHRAIGPIAERTGATFNYIPCLLGGIFKSTGNKAPMIAYAPIPNKLAYEQLEFGRFVKKHALTEFQFNPNFPINTVQLQRGALVAERDGRLMEYIEAGLHHMWVEPKKMDDPEAYAAAMTESGFDGAALIEGSQDPEIKQKLMDNTAAAVERGAFGIPTFYVGDEMFFGKDRLDQVEEAIVAAS; this comes from the coding sequence ATGACTGTCACCGTCGATTTCATTTTCGATTTTGCGAGCCCCAATGCCTATCTCTCGCATCGCGCAATCGGGCCGATTGCCGAGCGCACAGGCGCAACCTTCAACTATATTCCGTGCCTCTTGGGTGGGATTTTCAAATCTACGGGCAACAAGGCGCCGATGATTGCCTATGCGCCGATCCCGAACAAGCTCGCCTATGAACAGCTCGAATTTGGGCGCTTTGTGAAGAAGCATGCGCTGACCGAATTTCAGTTCAATCCGAATTTCCCGATCAATACCGTCCAGCTGCAGCGCGGCGCGCTGGTCGCCGAGCGCGATGGACGGCTGATGGAATATATCGAGGCGGGCCTCCACCATATGTGGGTCGAACCGAAAAAGATGGACGATCCGGAAGCCTATGCAGCTGCCATGACCGAGTCCGGCTTTGACGGGGCGGCGCTCATTGAAGGTTCACAGGACCCGGAGATCAAGCAGAAGCTGATGGATAATACAGCGGCTGCGGTCGAGCGCGGGGCCTTTGGGATCCCGACCTTTTATGTCGGTGACGAGATGTTCTTCGGTAAGGACCGGCTCGATCAGGTCGAAGAGGCGATTGTCGCTGCTAGCTGA
- a CDS encoding SDR family oxidoreductase, translating to MSESSQPVCLVIGAGDDTGGAIARAFAKEGYQACLVRRPRHGDALEKLADSIRADGGTAHALPTDARDEDAMVALVEQIESEIGPIEVAVFNIGANVNFPITETTGRVYRKVWEMAAFSGFLMGREAARFMTERGKGTILFTGATASMRGGPGYSAFAGAKFALRALAQAMARELGPKNIHVAHIVIDGAIDSNFIRQNDPNVDARREEDAILSPDAIAQNYVMLHRQTRSAWTHELDLRPWKESW from the coding sequence ATGAGCGAATCATCCCAACCCGTATGTCTTGTCATTGGAGCCGGTGATGACACCGGTGGCGCGATTGCACGCGCCTTTGCAAAAGAAGGGTATCAGGCCTGCCTGGTCCGCCGGCCGCGGCATGGCGATGCGCTGGAAAAACTGGCGGATTCGATCCGCGCGGATGGCGGCACCGCTCATGCGCTGCCGACCGACGCGCGTGATGAAGATGCGATGGTGGCTCTGGTCGAGCAAATTGAATCCGAGATCGGTCCGATCGAAGTCGCCGTCTTCAATATCGGTGCGAATGTGAACTTCCCGATTACTGAGACCACGGGCCGGGTGTATCGCAAGGTATGGGAGATGGCGGCGTTCTCCGGCTTCCTGATGGGTCGGGAAGCGGCCAGATTTATGACCGAGCGCGGCAAGGGGACGATCCTCTTCACCGGCGCAACGGCCAGTATGCGCGGCGGCCCGGGCTATAGCGCCTTTGCCGGTGCCAAATTTGCGCTGCGGGCGCTCGCCCAGGCGATGGCGCGCGAATTGGGACCGAAAAATATCCATGTCGCCCATATCGTGATTGATGGCGCGATCGATTCCAATTTCATCCGGCAGAATGACCCGAACGTCGATGCGCGGCGCGAGGAAGACGCCATTTTGTCGCCTGATGCCATTGCCCAGAATTATGTGATGCTCCATCGCCAGACGCGCAGCGCCTGGACGCACGAGCTGGATCTGCGCCCCTGGAAGGAGAGTTGGTAG
- the thrS gene encoding threonine--tRNA ligase, producing the protein MSQMIAITLPDGSVREVASGTTPAEIAADIGPGLAKAALAAKIDGEVRDIMRPLDSDTELALITSRDEAEALELARHDYAHVLAEAVQNIFPGTQITFGPATDDGFYYDFAPKDRPFTDEDLPAIEEEMRRIIQADKPLIREVWERDALIERWQKDGEAFKAEWAGELPDDEELSVYWSGEPGADDAWMDMCRGPHLASTGKLDPKAFKLLRVSGAYWRGDQRNPQLSRIYGTGWLNRKQLAQHLHRLEEAAKRDHRKLGQEMDLFHLQPEAQGSVFWHAKGYIIWREMEAYMRRRIDEAGYNEVKTPQLMDARQWQQSGHWGKYRENMFVVPDEIPSTEDEGPIVSSDADMMALKPMNCPAHVLIFRQGIKSYRDLPIRMAEMGCCHRNEPHGALHGLLRVRQMTQDDGHIFVREDQLVEEVRQFCELTDRVYRDFGFEKYAIKLALRPEERFGSDEDWDTAEDELRNAVIEAGMATEDYGWEELPGEGAFYAPKLEWHLTDAIGRTWQVGTIQSDRVLPERLDASYVGEDGERHRPVMLHRAVIGTYERFIGILIENYSGKLPLWLAPVQAIIATIVSDADGYANEVREKLHAAGIRVETDLRNEKINYKVREHSLAKVPNLVVVGKREAEEGTVALRRLGSDEHQKVMSVDDLVAMLRDEATPPDLK; encoded by the coding sequence ATGTCCCAGATGATTGCCATAACCCTGCCCGATGGATCCGTTCGCGAAGTCGCGTCCGGCACCACCCCGGCAGAGATTGCGGCAGATATCGGGCCGGGCCTCGCCAAGGCTGCGCTCGCTGCAAAGATCGATGGCGAAGTGCGTGACATCATGCGCCCGCTCGACAGCGATACCGAGCTCGCGCTGATCACGTCACGCGATGAAGCCGAAGCGCTTGAGCTGGCACGGCATGACTATGCCCATGTGCTGGCCGAGGCGGTGCAGAACATCTTCCCGGGCACGCAGATTACCTTCGGGCCGGCAACCGATGATGGCTTTTATTATGACTTCGCGCCCAAGGATCGCCCCTTTACGGACGAGGACCTGCCGGCGATCGAAGAGGAAATGCGCCGCATCATACAGGCCGACAAACCGCTGATCCGCGAAGTCTGGGAGCGTGATGCACTGATCGAGCGGTGGCAGAAGGACGGCGAAGCGTTCAAGGCCGAATGGGCGGGCGAGTTGCCAGACGATGAAGAGCTCAGCGTCTATTGGTCGGGCGAGCCCGGTGCTGATGATGCCTGGATGGATATGTGCCGCGGCCCGCATCTTGCCTCAACCGGCAAGCTCGATCCCAAGGCATTCAAACTGTTGCGCGTATCGGGCGCCTATTGGCGCGGCGACCAGCGCAATCCGCAGCTATCGCGCATCTATGGCACGGGCTGGCTCAATCGGAAGCAGCTTGCCCAGCATTTGCATCGGCTGGAAGAAGCCGCCAAGCGCGATCACCGCAAGCTCGGCCAGGAAATGGATCTGTTCCATCTCCAGCCCGAAGCGCAGGGCAGCGTCTTCTGGCACGCAAAGGGCTATATCATCTGGCGCGAGATGGAGGCCTATATGCGCCGCCGGATCGACGAAGCCGGCTATAATGAAGTCAAGACGCCGCAGCTGATGGACGCGCGGCAATGGCAGCAATCGGGCCATTGGGGCAAATATCGCGAGAATATGTTCGTGGTGCCTGACGAGATTCCCTCGACCGAAGATGAGGGGCCGATCGTCTCCAGCGATGCTGACATGATGGCACTCAAGCCGATGAACTGCCCGGCCCATGTGCTGATCTTCCGCCAGGGCATCAAAAGCTATCGCGACCTGCCGATCCGCATGGCGGAGATGGGCTGCTGCCATCGTAACGAACCGCATGGCGCGCTGCACGGCCTGTTGCGGGTTCGCCAGATGACGCAGGATGACGGCCATATCTTCGTCCGCGAAGATCAGCTGGTCGAAGAAGTGCGGCAGTTCTGTGAACTCACCGATCGCGTCTATCGCGATTTCGGTTTCGAAAAATATGCGATCAAGCTGGCACTGCGGCCTGAAGAGCGTTTCGGTTCCGATGAAGATTGGGACACGGCCGAAGACGAGCTGCGCAATGCGGTGATCGAAGCGGGCATGGCGACCGAAGACTATGGCTGGGAAGAATTGCCGGGCGAAGGGGCCTTTTATGCGCCCAAGCTCGAATGGCATCTGACCGATGCGATTGGCCGAACCTGGCAGGTTGGCACGATCCAGTCAGACCGGGTGCTGCCCGAGCGGCTCGACGCGAGCTATGTCGGCGAAGATGGCGAACGGCATCGTCCCGTCATGCTGCACCGCGCTGTGATCGGCACCTATGAGCGCTTTATCGGCATTCTCATCGAGAATTATTCGGGCAAGCTGCCGCTCTGGTTGGCGCCGGTACAGGCCATCATCGCGACGATTGTTTCGGATGCGGATGGCTATGCCAATGAGGTGCGCGAGAAATTGCACGCGGCAGGCATTCGCGTCGAGACGGATCTGCGCAATGAGAAGATCAACTATAAGGTGCGCGAACACAGCCTTGCGAAGGTGCCGAACCTGGTTGTGGTCGGCAAACGCGAGGCTGAAGAAGGTACGGTTGCACTGCGTCGGCTCGGCTCTGACGAGCATCAAAAGGTGATGAGCGTAGATGATCTTGTCGCGATGCTGCGCGATGAAGCGACCCCGCCGGACCTGAAATAG